From one bacterium Scap17 genomic stretch:
- a CDS encoding IS3 family transposase (programmed frameshift) — MAPPMSMTIPELAEQEGITATTLYNWRKQARERGQVLPSRSTQPDQWTSQEKFQIVLETAPMNEAELSAYCRERGLYPEQVEAWRDACMNANDDVAAQAKQQRQARKAEQKRLRKLERELHRKDKALAETAALLTLSKKAEANLGHDPRRGRLTSLPDRQRIVTLVQDAQRDGARLAKACQVMGISVRTYYRWVAEGEVTADRRPDADRPEPANKLSPEERKSIVALCNAPEYRSRPPAFIVADQADKGRYLASESTIYRVLHEYDQQHHRGRQQAPQRKRPPTTHQATAPNQLWCWDISWLPGPARGTWWYLYLIMDVFSRKIVGHEIYETETGELAAELIQKACWRERLTDRHKPLILHSDNGSPMKAATFLEKLYDLGITPSYSRPRVSNDNAFAESAFKTLKYRPGFPIDGFATLAEAQDWVQQFTEWYNHEHRHSALRYVTPSQRHDGEAKGILTQRREVFEAAKQRHPERWSGDIRKLDLPEIVHLNPERDPIPQAAGF, encoded by the exons ATGGCGCCGCCTATGAGCATGACCATCCCGGAATTGGCCGAACAGGAAGGCATCACTGCAACAACCCTCTACAATTGGCGGAAACAGGCCAGAGAGCGAGGACAAGTTTTGCCATCACGTTCCACCCAGCCCGACCAGTGGACCAGCCAGGAGAAGTTCCAGATCGTCCTGGAGACGGCCCCGATGAACGAGGCCGAACTCAGCGCCTATTGCCGCGAGCGTGGGCTCTACCCCGAGCAGGTGGAAGCCTGGCGGGATGCCTGCATGAACGCCAACGACGACGTGGCAGCGCAGGCCAAGCAACAACGCCAGGCTCGCAAGGCGGAGCAAAAGCGGCTCCGTAAGTTGGAGCGCGAGCTGCACCGCAAGGACAAGGCCCTCGCCGAGACGGCGGCCCTGTTGACCCTGTCAAAAAAAGCCGAGGCGA ATCTGGGGCACGACCCACGACGAGGACGACTGACCAGCCTCCCGGATCGCCAGCGCATCGTGACCCTGGTGCAAGACGCCCAGCGTGACGGGGCTCGGCTGGCCAAGGCCTGTCAGGTGATGGGCATCAGCGTGCGGACCTACTACCGCTGGGTCGCAGAAGGCGAAGTGACGGCGGACCGCCGTCCCGACGCCGATCGCCCGGAACCGGCCAACAAGCTATCTCCCGAGGAGCGAAAATCGATCGTGGCGTTGTGCAACGCTCCAGAGTACCGAAGCCGCCCTCCGGCCTTCATCGTGGCCGATCAGGCTGACAAGGGCCGCTATCTGGCCTCTGAGTCGACGATATACCGAGTGCTTCATGAATATGATCAGCAACATCACCGGGGTCGACAGCAGGCCCCTCAGCGTAAGCGCCCACCGACCACTCACCAGGCGACGGCGCCGAACCAGCTTTGGTGCTGGGACATTTCGTGGCTGCCCGGTCCCGCGCGCGGCACTTGGTGGTATCTGTACCTGATAATGGACGTCTTCAGCCGCAAGATCGTCGGGCACGAGATCTATGAAACAGAGACTGGCGAGCTGGCCGCTGAGTTGATCCAGAAAGCCTGCTGGCGAGAGCGCCTGACAGATCGTCATAAACCCTTGATTCTGCATTCAGATAACGGCAGCCCGATGAAGGCAGCGACCTTCCTGGAAAAGCTCTATGACCTGGGCATCACTCCCTCATACAGCCGACCGCGAGTCAGCAACGACAATGCCTTCGCCGAGTCGGCCTTCAAGACGCTGAAGTACCGGCCGGGCTTCCCCATCGACGGGTTCGCCACCCTGGCCGAGGCTCAGGACTGGGTTCAGCAATTTACCGAGTGGTACAACCATGAGCACCGGCACAGCGCCCTTCGCTACGTCACGCCGAGCCAGCGTCATGACGGCGAGGCCAAAGGCATTCTGACGCAGCGCCGAGAGGTCTTCGAGGCCGCGAAGCAGCGTCACCCGGAGCGATGGTCAGGCGACATCCGAAAACTCGACCTGCCGGAGATAGTGCATTTGAATCCGGAGCGGGATCCGATACCGCAGGCAGCAGGATTTTAA
- a CDS encoding ankyrin repeat domain-containing protein: MKDLTRVIPESGEVLRILVRLTGYRPYFENIGGDKDLDDMSNGSRPGSNFTLFQYSQNTWLRALQEDCGIEWHNLVNSYFQQHIKKLQILSREVDTTGLISSKAKVVLQRSVVTPEISGFIRRASNETQFHIPVFWWDQPFATWLSIVSDYSDLSGAQLVERLESHLEVDARTLERWRQGGTIGASLWPYRHAVQAMLIDTHLDKKRIEQLTGWLVISVALQSISEKLRADIAKYFQTTDVNSLKSDKEVIMSMMQEAADRRCLDLRYQIKALFDEIEQLFSSPCKNERDIRIRLDWLRAAYEKYGTDQVIAYEYLWLWLSARLEAHLGHEVLASRQYGEACEQAWGRAGPNQCILIHEALCYSVGMGKKVKAEHYWDKAYLLGLNELPKKPLDEQEMRRLSFEFERRFSPQKSKSRIPPAVRTIVNDSPFSITSKDLLNPNRKRAVANGRIRYTPLMDAVMQGSLADVKKMIAAGGCPNVFIPESGDNALIISLRRAYDSGNSDILKYILSLDLTPDTVNRPASTKRETPLKIALEMADLTIVERLIVLGANIENPCFTSPSALVYAMALLHQSLPSGKVLHSQDYYSGRVPGDAFDAKGGAILDSELQGVRQARRFMIDEVWKNNVIEALRKHYDRPVAARKEVVMTLLKNGANPNQRYKAANDGKSRWTPMLFAAQLGDLEIVKVMIDSGGDPWASLEEASPGNEKNALWIAIKNQQHVVAKHLEGLRHQPKP, encoded by the coding sequence ATGAAGGATTTAACTAGAGTCATTCCTGAGTCAGGTGAAGTATTGCGGATATTAGTCAGGCTTACAGGCTATCGACCATATTTCGAAAATATAGGGGGAGATAAAGACCTTGACGATATGTCAAATGGCAGTCGTCCAGGGAGTAATTTTACTCTATTTCAATATTCCCAGAATACATGGCTTCGTGCCTTACAAGAGGACTGCGGAATTGAGTGGCATAATCTCGTCAACTCTTACTTTCAACAGCACATAAAGAAATTGCAAATACTTTCACGTGAAGTTGATACTACTGGATTAATTTCATCCAAAGCCAAGGTTGTGCTACAACGATCAGTAGTAACGCCGGAGATTTCTGGTTTCATTCGCCGTGCAAGTAACGAAACACAGTTCCATATTCCTGTATTCTGGTGGGATCAACCATTTGCAACATGGTTGAGTATAGTGTCAGATTATAGCGATCTATCAGGAGCACAGCTAGTAGAGCGCCTAGAGAGTCATCTGGAGGTAGATGCGCGAACGTTGGAGCGTTGGAGGCAAGGAGGGACTATAGGTGCATCGCTCTGGCCTTATCGTCATGCGGTACAAGCTATGCTTATCGACACGCACTTGGATAAGAAAAGGATCGAGCAACTTACCGGGTGGTTAGTTATATCGGTCGCGCTGCAGTCGATATCTGAGAAACTACGTGCTGATATTGCTAAATACTTTCAGACTACAGATGTCAATTCCCTGAAAAGCGATAAAGAAGTCATAATGAGCATGATGCAGGAGGCGGCTGACAGGCGTTGCCTCGATTTGCGCTATCAAATAAAAGCATTATTTGACGAAATTGAACAACTTTTCAGTAGTCCTTGCAAGAATGAGAGGGACATCCGTATCCGGCTAGATTGGTTGCGTGCGGCCTATGAGAAATATGGCACAGATCAGGTTATAGCGTATGAATATTTATGGCTTTGGTTATCTGCTCGTTTGGAAGCTCACCTTGGGCACGAAGTTTTAGCATCAAGACAATATGGTGAAGCCTGTGAGCAGGCGTGGGGGCGAGCAGGCCCCAATCAATGTATCCTTATACATGAGGCGCTATGCTATTCTGTTGGAATGGGAAAGAAGGTCAAAGCTGAACACTACTGGGATAAAGCATATCTTCTTGGTCTGAATGAATTACCTAAGAAACCGTTGGATGAACAAGAGATGCGACGTCTATCATTTGAATTTGAACGGCGTTTTTCACCACAAAAATCCAAGTCGCGGATTCCACCTGCAGTGCGGACGATAGTGAATGACAGTCCCTTCTCAATCACATCCAAAGATCTGTTGAATCCTAATCGAAAACGAGCCGTGGCCAACGGTAGAATACGCTATACACCACTGATGGATGCCGTCATGCAAGGCTCACTTGCAGATGTAAAAAAAATGATAGCAGCTGGCGGTTGCCCTAATGTTTTTATACCTGAGTCAGGTGATAATGCTTTGATAATAAGCCTCCGGCGAGCCTATGATTCTGGTAATTCAGATATTTTAAAATATATCTTAAGCTTGGACCTCACACCAGATACAGTCAATAGGCCTGCCTCTACCAAGCGTGAGACACCTCTCAAGATAGCACTGGAAATGGCAGACCTGACTATTGTTGAAAGGTTGATTGTCTTGGGGGCTAATATAGAGAACCCATGTTTTACTTCTCCAAGCGCACTCGTCTATGCAATGGCATTGCTTCATCAAAGCTTACCCTCAGGGAAAGTACTTCATTCCCAAGACTATTACTCGGGGCGCGTACCAGGTGATGCATTCGATGCCAAGGGAGGCGCTATCTTGGATAGTGAACTGCAGGGTGTGCGCCAGGCAAGGCGATTCATGATCGACGAGGTTTGGAAAAATAACGTTATTGAAGCGCTTCGTAAGCACTACGATCGACCTGTTGCCGCACGTAAAGAAGTGGTCATGACTCTGCTCAAGAATGGCGCCAACCCGAATCAGCGATACAAGGCTGCCAACGATGGAAAGTCGCGTTGGACGCCAATGCTTTTTGCCGCTCAGCTCGGTGATCTCGAGATAGTGAAAGTGATGATCGATAGCGGTGGAGACCCTTGGGCTTCGCTGGAAGAAGCTTCCCCAGGCAACGAAAAAAATGCTCTATGGATTGCTATCAAAAATCAGCAACACGTGGTTGCCAAGCACCTTGAGGGGTTGCGTCATCAGCCCAAACCTTGA
- a CDS encoding radical SAM protein, whose product MTPVILVSLDWRRPQDGKTGLGIGSIAAALQDNQVSCQIIETQINSPSFSLDSVLEELKSAIAAAGIDCLVGFGTYVWNDSEVQQLIQRVADTEAKIVLGGPQVSYMPAGQLEETYPGVHYFVRGQGEMAMVSLAHGEFPDDCGIHVAGTIDHGRRADHDLLSLPSPYLLGTVEPKASIRWETQRGCPFKCSFCQHREPGKRLHHQRFDVERLDKELALFAAYGVKRISILDPIFHTNPARAIEVLNSIKAAGVTAQLALQCRFETCTPEFLDALEGLDVTLEFGLQTTIEAEYRAISRPNNMVIVKEKIRELHGRNIDFEVSLIYGLPHQTLDSFRASVDWCLQQEVPRVRAWPLMLLRGTPLYDQKDQYGYVESVDQAIPIVIASNSFTEEEYKEMAKIADSLEES is encoded by the coding sequence ATGACTCCTGTGATTCTTGTATCCTTGGACTGGAGACGCCCTCAGGACGGTAAGACCGGTTTGGGGATTGGCTCCATTGCGGCCGCACTTCAAGATAACCAGGTGTCGTGTCAAATCATTGAAACACAGATCAACTCTCCCAGCTTCTCCCTCGACTCAGTGCTGGAAGAACTTAAGTCAGCAATCGCTGCGGCGGGAATAGATTGCTTGGTAGGTTTCGGGACCTATGTCTGGAATGACTCTGAAGTGCAGCAGTTGATTCAGCGGGTTGCTGATACTGAAGCGAAAATAGTGTTGGGTGGTCCGCAAGTTTCGTATATGCCAGCAGGGCAATTGGAAGAGACATATCCTGGTGTTCATTACTTCGTTCGTGGTCAAGGCGAGATGGCCATGGTGTCATTGGCCCATGGTGAGTTTCCAGACGATTGTGGTATTCATGTTGCCGGCACGATAGATCATGGTCGCAGGGCGGATCATGATCTATTGTCTTTGCCTTCACCTTACTTGTTAGGAACCGTAGAGCCTAAAGCTAGCATCCGCTGGGAGACTCAAAGAGGATGCCCGTTCAAATGCTCATTCTGTCAACATCGTGAACCTGGCAAGAGGCTACATCATCAGCGTTTTGACGTAGAGCGTCTTGATAAAGAGCTGGCACTTTTTGCAGCTTATGGGGTCAAGCGAATTTCGATATTGGATCCGATATTTCATACTAATCCAGCGCGAGCTATCGAAGTTTTGAATAGTATCAAAGCTGCTGGTGTTACAGCACAGCTTGCGTTGCAATGCCGCTTTGAAACTTGTACTCCAGAGTTTCTGGATGCACTTGAAGGGCTTGATGTGACACTGGAATTCGGGCTTCAGACCACTATTGAAGCTGAGTATCGTGCTATCTCGAGACCTAATAATATGGTCATCGTTAAAGAGAAAATCCGTGAGCTACACGGGAGAAATATTGATTTTGAGGTTTCACTTATCTATGGGCTCCCTCACCAGACATTGGATAGCTTTCGGGCTAGTGTCGACTGGTGTTTACAACAAGAGGTTCCTAGAGTTCGCGCATGGCCCTTGATGCTATTGCGTGGTACCCCCCTCTATGACCAAAAGGATCAATATGGCTATGTTGAGAGTGTTGATCAGGCGATACCGATAGTTATCGCTAGCAATAGCTTTACTGAAGAAGAATATAAAGAGATGGCCAAGATTGCAGACTCCTTGGAGGAGTCATGA
- a CDS encoding AAA family ATPase — translation MGKFIAIEGMDGVGKTTIVRELANRFSGHAMSTPGEGLAKSRQAVLEALADDELAKALFYMASVSSQGRKAAYLVEQGKWVFMDRYCASTQAYAKARGVKSDLSILFKDMVKPDMTVLLLLGEAERQKRLGHRGCTPEDQETLDPDFRHCVSNELKSRADIAINIDGMTIDDVCTKLVGLISDSHINEIKCSLFDL, via the coding sequence ATGGGAAAATTTATCGCTATCGAGGGAATGGATGGTGTGGGTAAAACCACAATAGTACGAGAATTAGCCAATCGATTTTCTGGGCATGCCATGTCAACTCCTGGAGAAGGTTTGGCCAAGAGTCGTCAGGCAGTGCTGGAGGCTTTAGCAGATGACGAGCTTGCGAAAGCACTATTTTATATGGCGAGTGTCTCCAGCCAAGGTAGAAAAGCAGCGTATTTGGTAGAGCAGGGGAAGTGGGTCTTCATGGATCGTTATTGTGCCTCTACCCAAGCATATGCCAAGGCCAGAGGGGTCAAATCTGATCTGTCAATTTTGTTTAAAGATATGGTCAAGCCAGATATGACTGTTCTTCTTCTCTTGGGTGAAGCGGAGCGTCAGAAGAGACTTGGTCATCGAGGCTGTACACCTGAAGACCAGGAAACTCTCGATCCAGATTTTCGTCACTGTGTGTCAAATGAGCTTAAAAGTCGTGCCGATATAGCGATTAATATAGACGGGATGACAATAGATGATGTTTGTACAAAGCTAGTGGGATTGATAAGTGATTCGCATATAAACGAGATCAAATGCTCTTTGTTCGATCTCTAG
- a CDS encoding LysR family transcriptional regulator has protein sequence MECLDKRALYLQEVSSCGGVRAAAEHLDVNPSVVTRQIRSLENELGVALLERNGRHVLPTEAGRLVLESYLAQRQLNSELRDTLSRWKNLQTGQVTVSVGDGFVDSFIKSVLSTVAKRYPDVMIDMRTGIYVPREPHEMVLHDEVDIAVTYGPVVDPRLVVHSFARGPLCALVARDHPLADHESVSVAELARHKLIFLPEVSGSQRLVNDIFRTAGQVATPSYRCNLHSISRRMACAGVGVAFMTAAAAHEEVSAGLLSAVPIEHSLAEATQGNLVRRVGRRLTPAADYLWKVMMGMH, from the coding sequence ATGGAGTGTCTGGACAAGCGCGCGCTTTATCTGCAGGAAGTCAGCAGTTGTGGTGGGGTTCGGGCGGCAGCGGAGCATCTGGATGTGAATCCTTCTGTCGTGACGCGTCAGATCCGGAGTCTGGAGAATGAGCTGGGCGTGGCGTTGCTCGAGAGAAATGGCCGCCACGTATTGCCAACGGAGGCGGGGAGACTGGTGCTGGAAAGTTATCTGGCACAGCGGCAACTCAACTCTGAGCTTCGCGATACGCTGTCCCGCTGGAAGAATCTGCAGACAGGGCAGGTCACTGTCTCTGTCGGTGATGGTTTCGTGGACAGCTTCATCAAGTCGGTGCTGAGTACCGTCGCAAAGCGTTATCCGGATGTGATGATCGATATGCGGACCGGCATCTATGTGCCGCGTGAGCCTCATGAGATGGTCTTGCATGATGAGGTGGATATCGCGGTGACTTATGGACCGGTAGTAGACCCACGCCTGGTCGTGCATTCCTTTGCCCGCGGGCCTCTATGTGCGCTCGTGGCAAGGGACCATCCCTTGGCAGATCATGAAAGCGTCTCCGTGGCGGAGTTGGCACGTCACAAGTTGATCTTCCTGCCGGAGGTTTCGGGGTCGCAGCGTCTGGTCAATGACATCTTCCGTACGGCAGGCCAGGTTGCGACGCCTTCCTACCGCTGCAATCTGCATTCCATCTCCCGTCGGATGGCCTGTGCAGGCGTTGGTGTCGCCTTCATGACGGCAGCCGCTGCACATGAAGAGGTCTCGGCGGGACTCCTGTCTGCCGTCCCCATCGAGCATTCTTTGGCAGAGGCGACCCAAGGCAATCTGGTACGCAGAGTCGGCAGACGGCTGACGCCGGCTGCCGACTATCTATGGAAGGTGATGATGGGGATGCACTGA
- a CDS encoding AbgT family transporter produces the protein MQAVLASIERTGNKLPHPFILFTILAGLIIVASAVLDLLGVSAVNPQSDAVVHVRSLVSPEGLEFMLTSVVSNFINFPPLGLILVVMFGIGLADKVGLMSTLMQVSVAKAPPVLLTFCIFMAGICGSIASDANYLILIPLAAMVYHSVGRHPIAGAAAAYAAAGAGYDASLFVTVGDALFSGITTDAARLVDPEAYISPVDNYYFVACSVFVLAIVGTLIIDKVVEPRLQRVLPMGKDFTAQGEKPELKPEEWTGIKRVGLATLAYVALVLIAVLPETSPLRNADGGLIPSPFLKSLVPLMFLYFVLIGLVYGATVGQITSSRDVPKKMAESASELAPTLVLFFAISQFIAYFKWSELGQFIAIEGSDILQSTGFTGLPLVGAFIVMTAVLNIFMTSGSAQWALMAPVFVPMLMMIDFDPAFVQAMFRIGDSSTNIISPMSPYFSVALVYMQRYQPEMGLGTLVATMLPLALGFLIAWSAFLMLWLSLGWAIGPGVYMMAS, from the coding sequence ATGCAAGCCGTTCTCGCATCCATCGAACGTACAGGGAACAAGCTCCCTCACCCCTTCATTCTGTTCACGATTCTGGCAGGACTGATCATCGTCGCCTCGGCGGTGCTGGACCTACTCGGCGTGTCTGCCGTCAATCCGCAAAGCGATGCCGTGGTACATGTGCGTAGCCTGGTATCACCGGAGGGCCTGGAGTTCATGTTGACCAGCGTGGTCAGCAACTTCATCAACTTCCCGCCCTTGGGGCTCATCCTGGTCGTCATGTTCGGGATTGGACTGGCTGACAAGGTCGGCCTCATGTCCACGCTCATGCAGGTCAGCGTCGCGAAAGCGCCCCCGGTACTGCTGACGTTCTGCATCTTCATGGCGGGTATCTGCGGCAGTATCGCCTCGGATGCCAACTATCTGATCCTGATCCCGCTGGCAGCAATGGTGTACCACTCCGTGGGCCGTCATCCCATCGCTGGCGCTGCGGCAGCCTATGCAGCTGCCGGCGCCGGCTACGATGCCAGTCTGTTCGTGACCGTAGGCGACGCACTGTTCTCCGGTATCACCACGGATGCTGCCAGGCTCGTGGACCCCGAGGCTTACATTTCCCCTGTCGACAACTACTACTTCGTCGCCTGCTCGGTGTTCGTGCTGGCAATTGTCGGGACTCTCATCATCGACAAAGTGGTGGAGCCGCGTCTGCAACGTGTCCTGCCCATGGGCAAGGACTTCACGGCACAGGGCGAAAAGCCTGAGCTGAAGCCTGAAGAATGGACCGGCATCAAGCGCGTCGGTCTGGCCACATTGGCCTATGTAGCACTTGTCTTGATCGCGGTGCTGCCTGAGACTTCACCGCTGCGCAATGCCGATGGTGGCTTGATCCCCTCTCCGTTCCTCAAGTCCCTCGTGCCGCTGATGTTCCTGTACTTCGTACTGATTGGCCTGGTCTACGGCGCGACTGTCGGCCAGATCACCAGCAGTCGCGATGTGCCAAAGAAGATGGCGGAATCTGCCAGCGAGCTGGCCCCGACACTGGTGCTGTTCTTCGCGATCTCGCAGTTCATCGCCTACTTCAAGTGGTCCGAGCTGGGTCAGTTCATTGCCATTGAAGGCTCCGATATCCTGCAGAGCACAGGCTTTACCGGTCTTCCGCTGGTCGGTGCCTTCATCGTGATGACTGCAGTGCTCAACATCTTCATGACGAGCGGCTCCGCGCAATGGGCGCTGATGGCACCGGTCTTCGTGCCCATGCTGATGATGATCGATTTCGACCCTGCCTTCGTGCAGGCGATGTTCCGTATCGGGGATTCCAGTACCAACATCATCTCGCCGATGAGCCCCTACTTCTCGGTGGCGCTGGTCTACATGCAGCGCTATCAACCGGAAATGGGCCTCGGCACCCTCGTTGCCACCATGCTCCCGCTGGCGCTTGGCTTCCTGATCGCCTGGTCGGCCTTCCTGATGCTATGGCTCTCGCTGGGCTGGGCCATCGGGCCGGGGGTCTACATGATGGCGAGCTGA